TCAAGCTTGTGGTGCTCAGAGGGCATGACATTCATGGATTGAAGGTGGTTTACACATGTGATGGCTTCCGGTCCAAAGTGACTCCTGTTCAGACGAAACCTCACTTTGGCTTTGGGTTGCAAAACCTCCTTTTGAAACACTATGCTGAAATCTGAAAGGTCTCATGGAAATCCCCACCATCCCATTCTGATGTTTTGGAGGCTTTTCCTATTTTGGCTGCTGCTCAGAGGTGGCAATGctatgacctcacatttgctcaaaCAGTTCGTAGATTTCCAGGCCACCTATATTTCCTGGGATCTTGCACAGTCCACGTACTATGTGTAAACACATTGTCGCCTCTTTCAACAATGGTAACACTATTGTGGATGACGATGTTGAtttttgttggagatagtcattgcctggcacttgtgaagCATGAATGTTTcttaccacttatcagcccaagcctgaatgagCAAAATTACCTTTTCTCAAGTCATGTTTAACATTTAATATTGGGCATCAAGGAAAAGCACAATGAAATAATTGTTTGTATTTTCAACAGGCTTTGCTGCTAAAGACTGTACCGTAACTGTCAATCAAGAACCTTTCATTGAAGGTCACTTGACCAACAACGTGACCATCAACTGCACTTTCATTTCCAATTGTGTGGATACACCCAGTGTGCTGTGGTTCAGGATCAACAGCAACAGAACGACAAATCTGTGCTCAGGAGTCTGTTCAAGTATACCGTCTAATGGGAGGTTTATTCTGGCAGGTGCAAGTTCTGGTGGCAATGCTGCCTTGAGAATTCAGCAATTGACCCAGGCTGACAATGGCATGTATTATTGTGGTGTCTGCTTCCAGAAATCCACTTCCATCAAATCCAAGCAAATGGGAAATGGTACAATGCTGGTGCTCAAAGGTTAGTTACACAGGTTTCAAGTTTCTTAGAAAGAGATGGTATCAGTGTGTGGTACACCTGTGCAGAAAATAGTGTATAATTATTGCATGATATTTATTTTTGGAAACACTTGTGCataagtgaatttgccaaaactATGGCAAATAGATGAGtggggaacacagtgagtgaaAGTGAAGGCAAAATGTTGACCTGGTTAGATTCAGAACAAAAAGGACACAGATTAAGGATAATGGGCAGATACTCTAATGAGCAGGACAAGACGCTGCCAGGGTTTGTACTGGGACATCAACTCTCACTTTATTTATCAATGACATGATAGAATAGTCAGCCATGTTACCAACATAGATAAATGTGGGGGTAATCCACGTTGGACTTCAAATGGATAGAATAAAGTATTTTCCAAATAGTGAAAAGCTAGAACCTGCATTTCAAGGGTTACGTTACAAGGAAACATTATACAAACTAAGTTGCATTCTCCAGTTTAGAAGGTTGACGGCTGATTTGAACGACATTCATGATATTAAAGGAAACAGAGTAGTTTGAGAATAATAATTTCCATTGGTCAGGGAGTCTGGGATTGGCTCAGTTTCCTAAACTTATCAGGAGTGAGATTGTGAA
Above is a genomic segment from Chiloscyllium plagiosum isolate BGI_BamShark_2017 chromosome 21, ASM401019v2, whole genome shotgun sequence containing:
- the LOC122560603 gene encoding uncharacterized protein LOC122560603 isoform X3: MELMRVTQVFLLYLQASNFYIAGFAAKDCTVTVNQEPFIEGHLTNNVTINCTFISNCVDTPSVLWFRINSNRTTNLCSGVCSSIPSNGRFILAGASSGGNAALRIQQLTQADNGMYYCGVCFQKSTSIKSKQMGNGTMLVLKGSTDTGSNELLESTLLIILTLYTICITILLVQTIRLMQMGNSNHNHSRNSEEAQPHNDRIYQNA
- the LOC122560603 gene encoding uncharacterized protein LOC122560603 isoform X2, whose protein sequence is MELMRVTQVFLLYLQASNFYIAGFAAKDCTVTVNQEPFIEGHLTNNVTINCTFISNCVDTPSVLWFRINSNRTTNLCSGVCSSIPSNGRFILAGASSGGNAALRIQQLTQADNGMYYCGVCFQKSTSIKSKQMGNGTMLVLKGSTDTGSNELLESTLLIILTLYTICITILLVQTIRLMQMGNSNHNHSRNSPNEEQKSRAFKELAQEFNKKYSNKNQEVEEEAQPHNDRIYQNA
- the LOC122560603 gene encoding uncharacterized protein LOC122560603 isoform X1: MELMRVTQVFLLYLQASNFYIAGFAAKDCTVTVNQEPFIEGHLTNNVTINCTFISNCVDTPSVLWFRINSNRTTNLCSGVCSSIPSNGRFILAGASSGGNAALRIQQLTQADNGMYYCGVCFQKSTSIKSKQMGNGTMLVLKGSTDTGSNELLESTLLIILTLYTICITILLVQTIRLMQMGNSNHNHSRNSPNEEQKSRAFKELAQEFNKKYSNKNQEVEVSAEKEEAQPHNDRIYQNA